One genomic segment of Nonomuraea coxensis DSM 45129 includes these proteins:
- a CDS encoding NAD(P)-dependent oxidoreductase gives MGRYVVFGAGGRAGRQAVAEARRRGHQVTAVVRDPSRHDGLAGDGVRVAAGDVTDAADVAALAAGHDAAINTAAVVGSDTFFGDAAHALVKGLRQAGVDRLVAVGIATLLPGPDGVRLLDAPGFPAEFRPFCLAHAAGLEVLRAEGGGLDWVYVSPAGDFDHEGERSGRYEIREHGDMALRVSYADFAIVLLDEAETPRHRGGHLAVT, from the coding sequence ATGGGCAGATACGTGGTTTTCGGGGCCGGCGGCCGGGCCGGACGGCAGGCCGTCGCCGAAGCGCGCCGGCGCGGGCACCAGGTGACGGCGGTGGTGCGGGACCCGTCCCGGCACGACGGCCTGGCGGGCGACGGCGTACGGGTCGCGGCGGGGGACGTCACCGACGCGGCCGACGTCGCCGCCCTCGCCGCCGGGCACGACGCGGCCATCAACACGGCGGCGGTGGTCGGCTCGGACACCTTCTTCGGCGACGCCGCGCACGCCCTCGTCAAGGGCCTGCGGCAGGCCGGGGTGGACAGGCTCGTCGCGGTCGGGATCGCCACGCTGCTGCCCGGGCCCGACGGGGTCCGGCTGCTGGACGCGCCCGGTTTCCCGGCCGAGTTCCGGCCCTTCTGCCTGGCGCACGCCGCCGGTCTCGAGGTGCTGCGCGCCGAAGGCGGCGGGCTGGACTGGGTGTACGTCAGCCCGGCCGGCGACTTCGACCACGAAGGGGAGCGGAGCGGCCGGTACGAGATCCGCGAACACGGGGACATGGCGCTGCGCGTCTCGTACGCGGACTTCGCCATCGTCCTGCTGGACGAGGCGGAGACCCCGCGGCACCGCGGCGGCCACCTGGCCGTGACCTGA
- a CDS encoding winged helix-turn-helix transcriptional regulator — MTHRQPLPADLFDELCPSALLPFRFGDKWAALIIRCLEDGPRRFSELRVPLHRVTPKVLTQSLRGLERSGLVSRTVHDDPKPRVEYALTPLGRSMLEPLEAACAWAAEHWDELLDAQERHTAS; from the coding sequence ATGACGCACCGGCAGCCGCTGCCCGCCGATCTGTTCGACGAGCTGTGTCCGTCCGCGCTGCTGCCGTTCCGTTTCGGCGACAAGTGGGCGGCGTTGATCATCCGCTGTCTGGAGGACGGCCCGCGCCGGTTCTCGGAGCTGCGCGTGCCGCTGCACCGCGTCACCCCGAAGGTGCTCACGCAGTCGCTACGCGGGCTGGAGCGCAGCGGCCTCGTCTCGCGGACCGTGCACGACGACCCGAAGCCCAGGGTCGAGTACGCGCTGACGCCGCTCGGCCGCAGCATGCTGGAGCCGCTGGAGGCGGCATGCGCGTGGGCGGCCGAGCACTGGGACGAGCTTCTCGACGCGCAGGAGCGGCACACCGCCTCCTGA
- a CDS encoding histidine phosphatase family protein: MSKRIVCLRHGQTLWNVEQRFQGHSDIPLDETGIAQAARAGSLLASLRPTLIVSSDLQRANDTALALGRLVRLDVHVDKDFRERGGGQWEGLTREEIAARWPKEYADWEAPDGEAVQDVADRVASAMRRWVAKLDDDGLLVVASHGAALRLGICELLGLPEELWPAIGGLGNCSWSVLQEGRKGWRLLEHNAGTLPEPISSDDKPDAEV, from the coding sequence ATGAGCAAGCGCATCGTGTGTCTGCGCCACGGGCAGACGTTGTGGAACGTCGAGCAACGGTTCCAGGGCCACTCCGACATCCCGCTCGACGAGACCGGCATCGCGCAGGCCGCCAGGGCCGGCTCGCTCCTGGCCTCGCTCCGGCCCACCCTCATCGTCTCCTCCGACCTGCAGCGGGCCAACGACACCGCGCTCGCGCTGGGCCGCCTGGTCCGGCTCGACGTGCACGTCGACAAGGACTTCCGCGAGCGCGGAGGCGGCCAGTGGGAGGGGCTGACGCGGGAGGAGATCGCCGCGCGCTGGCCCAAGGAGTACGCCGACTGGGAGGCTCCCGACGGCGAGGCGGTCCAGGACGTCGCCGACCGGGTGGCGTCGGCCATGCGCCGCTGGGTGGCCAAGCTGGACGACGACGGCCTGCTGGTCGTGGCCTCGCACGGCGCGGCGCTGCGGCTCGGCATCTGCGAGCTGCTCGGGCTGCCCGAGGAGCTGTGGCCGGCGATCGGCGGGCTCGGCAACTGCTCGTGGTCGGTGCTGCAGGAGGGGCGCAAGGGCTGGCGCCTGCTGGAGCACAACGCCGGCACCCTGCCCGAGCCCATCAGCAGCGACGACAAACCGGACGCCGAGGTCTGA
- the rsfS gene encoding ribosome silencing factor, with protein MTASDRAVQLVRIAAEAAADKLADDILAYDVSEQLVITDAFLLCSATNDRQVRAIVDEIEDRLRTEADAKPVRREGEREGRWVLLDYIDIVVHVQHEEDRTFYALERLWKDCPAIALPESVMQANLQRARA; from the coding sequence GTGACCGCATCTGACAGAGCCGTCCAGCTCGTGCGCATCGCCGCGGAGGCCGCGGCCGACAAGCTGGCCGATGACATCCTCGCCTACGACGTGAGCGAGCAGCTCGTCATCACCGACGCGTTCCTGCTCTGCTCCGCCACCAACGACCGTCAGGTCCGCGCCATCGTCGACGAGATCGAGGACCGGCTGCGCACCGAGGCCGACGCCAAGCCCGTGCGCCGCGAGGGCGAGCGCGAGGGCCGCTGGGTGCTGCTCGACTACATCGACATCGTCGTGCACGTCCAGCACGAGGAGGACCGTACGTTCTACGCCCTGGAGCGCCTGTGGAAGGACTGCCCGGCCATCGCGCTGCCGGAGAGCGTCATGCAGGCCAACCTGCAGCGGGCGCGCGCGTGA
- the nadD gene encoding nicotinate-nucleotide adenylyltransferase, which yields MGGTFDPIHHGHLVAASEVAHHFRLDEVVFVPTGRPYQKSEREVSAAEDRYLMTVIATASNPRFSVSRVDVDRPGPTFTIDTLRDIANIYGPDVELFFITGADALGAILDWQQADELFELAHFVGCTRPGHTLHDPGLPEGRVTLLEIPALAISSSECRQRVAKGEPIWYLVPDGIVQYINKRGLYHAHG from the coding sequence ATGGGCGGGACGTTCGATCCCATCCACCACGGCCACCTCGTCGCCGCCAGCGAGGTCGCCCACCATTTCCGGCTGGACGAGGTCGTCTTCGTCCCCACGGGACGGCCGTACCAGAAGTCCGAGCGCGAGGTGTCCGCCGCCGAGGACCGCTACCTCATGACGGTCATCGCCACCGCCTCGAACCCCCGCTTCTCCGTGAGCCGGGTGGACGTGGACCGCCCCGGGCCGACGTTCACGATCGACACTCTGCGCGACATCGCCAACATTTACGGCCCGGACGTCGAGCTGTTCTTCATCACCGGCGCCGACGCGCTCGGCGCGATCCTCGACTGGCAGCAGGCCGACGAGCTGTTCGAGCTGGCGCACTTCGTCGGCTGCACCAGGCCGGGCCACACCCTGCACGATCCCGGCCTGCCCGAGGGGCGGGTGACGCTGCTGGAGATCCCCGCCCTGGCCATCTCGTCGTCGGAGTGCCGGCAGCGGGTGGCCAAGGGGGAACCGATCTGGTATCTGGTTCCCGACGGGATCGTGCAGTACATCAACAAACGGGGGCTGTATCACGCCCACGGGTGA
- a CDS encoding M48 family metallopeptidase — translation MTTTPDRNRVQLPGISSRAYEHPADRSALVALRKLSGFDTVLKQMSGLISERRLRLMYLASAVRVSETQFRSLYDMGRDAAYTLDLHRIPEIYVQQDPQVQAKAIGFDDPFIVVTTGLLNLMNEEEQRFVIGHETAHILSGHAVYRTMLDILTRLATRVAWIPLGYIGLRAIVAGLEEWYRKSELSSDRGGLLVGQDPDAGKRALMKLAGGAYTHEMNIEAFLEQYNEYDTAGDLRDGFLKVLNLLGTTHPFAVVRVAELDKWQRSGDYDRILGGDYPRREDDAGARVTDEVKAAAESYRASWQQSQDPFIGVLRDVAEGAVNAGERIFNRFSRRDGGQG, via the coding sequence ATGACGACCACCCCGGACCGCAATCGCGTCCAACTGCCCGGCATCTCGTCCCGAGCCTACGAACACCCCGCAGACCGGTCCGCGCTGGTCGCTCTGCGTAAGTTGAGTGGGTTTGACACGGTTCTCAAGCAGATGTCCGGTCTCATCAGCGAGCGCCGCCTCCGCCTGATGTACCTCGCCTCGGCCGTCCGCGTCAGCGAGACGCAGTTCCGCTCGCTCTACGACATGGGCCGCGACGCCGCCTACACCCTCGACCTGCACCGGATCCCGGAGATCTACGTCCAGCAGGACCCGCAGGTGCAGGCCAAGGCCATCGGCTTCGACGACCCGTTCATCGTCGTGACCACCGGCCTGCTCAACCTCATGAACGAGGAGGAGCAGCGCTTCGTCATCGGCCACGAGACCGCCCACATCCTCTCGGGGCACGCGGTCTACCGCACGATGCTCGACATCCTCACCCGCCTCGCCACCCGCGTCGCCTGGATCCCGCTCGGCTACATCGGCCTGCGGGCCATCGTCGCGGGCCTGGAGGAGTGGTACCGCAAGTCGGAGCTGTCCTCCGACCGCGGCGGCCTGCTCGTCGGCCAGGACCCCGACGCGGGCAAGCGGGCCCTGATGAAGCTCGCCGGCGGCGCCTACACCCACGAGATGAACATCGAGGCGTTCCTGGAGCAGTACAACGAGTACGACACCGCGGGCGACCTTCGCGACGGCTTCCTCAAGGTGCTCAACCTGCTCGGCACCACCCACCCGTTCGCCGTGGTGCGCGTGGCCGAGCTGGACAAGTGGCAGCGCAGCGGCGACTACGACCGCATCCTCGGCGGCGACTACCCGCGCCGCGAGGACGACGCCGGCGCACGGGTGACCGACGAGGTCAAGGCGGCGGCCGAGTCCTACCGCGCGTCCTGGCAGCAGTCGCAGGACCCGTTCATCGGCGTGCTGCGCGACGTCGCCGAGGGCGCGGTCAACGCGGGCGAGCGCATCTTCAACCGCTTCTCCCGCCGCGACGGCGGCCAGGGCTGA
- a CDS encoding serine/threonine protein kinase has protein sequence MSKLGKVGPYTLVERLGRGGMGEVYLATTRRGERIALKVLHDLAEDETSRVRLEREVRALRRVESPYVAKVLDADLNCARPYLVMEHIEGATLLEKVRQDGPLDVAELVEMAQGIAAALAIIHAAGVVHRDLKPGNIIMSARGPVLIDFGIAQVLDATRLTMTGTFLGTPGYTAPEIFADEQVDSPADVHAWAATVAFAATGRPTFGRGTAEAQMYAVLNGQADLKGVPVELLPLVRAALNREPGKRPTAALLADRLSRLARVTSATETDAGGEVAEEAPPSRGRGADESARGEAKAARGRPNPTGADGKVPPPRRTGGDRARAATDGKTPQQARGRTPADGAAVRGRTPADGGAARGRTPADGAAARGRTAADGTAARGRTSAEGAAARGRTPADGAAARGRTPADGAAARGRTPADGAAARGRTPVDGAAARGRTTGDGGAARGRTPADGAVARSRMDGKVPAPRVRGSGGDGKNTGPRPKLTTPRARAAAAVRTRAAAARPQVRRKTDAPTTLPAGNGALLLLAVLAVPCVVTSVIWPIASIAITAVFVVLTRTLWMNHWMIRNRGSRRVRVTLRVLLFPLALTGASATALVWPGLPVAVASGGALWVTGGGQIDTDWWQQPAPVTVAAVVFGMLCGGITGREIERIGGRLPDLRREGLRALAVLGGFVALCAAAVRAIALLL, from the coding sequence GTGAGCAAGCTCGGCAAGGTCGGGCCGTACACCTTGGTCGAGCGGCTCGGCCGGGGCGGCATGGGCGAGGTCTACCTCGCGACCACCCGCCGGGGCGAGCGCATCGCGCTGAAGGTCCTGCACGACCTGGCCGAGGACGAGACCTCGCGCGTCAGGCTGGAGCGCGAGGTCCGCGCGCTGCGCAGGGTCGAGAGCCCGTACGTCGCCAAGGTGCTGGACGCCGACCTCAACTGCGCGCGTCCCTACCTGGTGATGGAGCACATCGAGGGCGCCACGCTGCTGGAGAAGGTCCGTCAGGACGGGCCGCTCGACGTCGCCGAGCTGGTCGAGATGGCGCAGGGCATCGCGGCGGCGCTGGCGATCATCCACGCGGCCGGGGTCGTGCACCGCGACCTGAAGCCGGGCAACATCATCATGTCCGCGCGGGGGCCGGTGCTCATCGACTTCGGCATCGCCCAGGTCCTGGACGCGACCCGGTTGACCATGACCGGCACGTTCCTCGGCACGCCTGGCTACACCGCGCCGGAGATCTTCGCCGACGAGCAGGTCGACTCGCCGGCCGACGTGCACGCCTGGGCGGCGACGGTGGCGTTCGCGGCGACCGGGCGGCCCACGTTCGGGCGGGGGACGGCCGAGGCGCAGATGTACGCCGTGCTCAACGGGCAGGCCGACCTCAAGGGCGTGCCGGTCGAGCTGCTGCCGCTGGTACGCGCGGCGCTCAACCGGGAGCCCGGCAAGCGGCCCACGGCGGCGCTGCTGGCCGACCGGCTGTCGCGGCTGGCCAGGGTCACCAGCGCGACCGAGACCGACGCGGGCGGTGAAGTCGCCGAGGAGGCGCCGCCGTCGCGGGGGCGGGGCGCGGACGAGAGCGCGCGGGGCGAGGCCAAGGCGGCGCGCGGGCGGCCCAATCCGACGGGCGCGGACGGGAAGGTGCCGCCGCCTCGCCGTACCGGAGGCGACCGGGCTCGGGCCGCCACGGACGGGAAGACCCCGCAGCAGGCCCGTGGGCGGACGCCGGCGGACGGGGCTGCTGTCCGGGGGCGCACGCCCGCTGATGGGGGCGCCGCGCGCGGGCGTACGCCTGCCGACGGGGCTGCCGCTCGTGGGCGGACGGCTGCTGATGGGACCGCTGCTCGGGGCCGCACGTCTGCTGAGGGGGCCGCTGCGCGTGGCCGCACTCCCGCTGACGGGGCCGCCGCCCGTGGCCGCACACCGGCGGATGGGGCCGCCGCTCGTGGGCGGACGCCGGCGGACGGAGCTGCTGCGCGTGGGCGGACGCCGGTGGATGGGGCCGCTGCTCGGGGGCGTACGACCGGTGACGGGGGAGCCGCTCGGGGGCGTACGCCGGCTGACGGGGCGGTGGCGCGGAGCAGGATGGACGGGAAGGTGCCCGCGCCGCGCGTCCGGGGCAGCGGCGGCGACGGCAAGAACACCGGGCCGCGGCCGAAGCTGACCACGCCGCGCGCCCGGGCGGCCGCCGCCGTACGGACCCGCGCGGCGGCGGCCCGGCCGCAGGTCAGGCGGAAGACCGACGCGCCCACCACGCTTCCCGCGGGCAACGGCGCGCTGCTGCTGCTCGCGGTGCTGGCGGTTCCGTGCGTGGTGACGTCGGTGATCTGGCCGATCGCCTCGATCGCGATCACCGCCGTGTTCGTGGTGCTGACCAGGACGCTCTGGATGAACCACTGGATGATCAGGAACCGGGGCTCCCGGCGGGTCCGGGTGACGCTGCGGGTGCTGCTGTTCCCGCTGGCGCTGACCGGCGCGTCGGCGACCGCGCTGGTGTGGCCCGGCCTGCCCGTCGCGGTGGCGTCGGGCGGGGCGCTGTGGGTGACCGGCGGCGGTCAGATCGACACCGACTGGTGGCAGCAGCCCGCGCCCGTGACGGTGGCGGCCGTGGTGTTCGGGATGCTCTGCGGCGGCATCACCGGTCGCGAGATCGAGCGGATCGGCGGCCGGTTGCCTGACCTGCGCAGGGAAGGGCTGCGGGCGCTGGCGGTGCTGGGCGGGTTCGTCGCCCTGTGCGCCGCCGCCGTGCGCGCCATCGCCCTCCTCCTCTAG
- a CDS encoding glutamate-5-semialdehyde dehydrogenase translates to MSEEFLKVARAAREAAAELAPLPRAPKDRALRAIADALVAHAAEIVAANAEDVERARAEGTSEAMVDRLRLDEGRIAKIADAVREVADLPDPVGEVVRGSTLPNGLELRQLRVPLGVIGIIYEGRPNVTVDAAALCLKSGNAVLLRGSSSAYSSNTALVAVMQGALEGTEAPVGAIQLVPGRTRDSVKELMRARGLVDVLIPRGGASLINSVVEESTVPVIETGVGNCHVYVDAEADVDLAVKILVNAKAQRPSVCNAAETFLVHRDIADAFVPKALEALAEAGVTVHGDERIAAYGAGVVPATDDDFAAEYLSLDIAAAVVGSLEEAVAHIRRHGSGHTDAIVTRSQGAARRFVALVDSAAVAVNASTRFTDGGEFGFGAEIGISTQKLHARGPMGLPELTSTKWVYTGEGHLRTSEGTVVAG, encoded by the coding sequence ATGTCCGAGGAGTTCCTGAAGGTCGCCCGCGCGGCACGAGAGGCCGCCGCCGAGCTGGCCCCGCTGCCGCGGGCGCCCAAGGACCGGGCGTTGCGCGCGATCGCCGACGCCCTGGTCGCCCACGCCGCCGAGATCGTCGCGGCCAACGCCGAGGACGTCGAGCGGGCCAGGGCCGAGGGCACGTCCGAGGCCATGGTCGACCGGCTGCGGCTGGACGAGGGCCGCATCGCCAAGATCGCCGACGCCGTGCGCGAGGTCGCCGACCTGCCCGACCCGGTCGGCGAGGTGGTCCGCGGCTCCACGCTGCCGAACGGCCTGGAGCTGCGCCAGCTCCGGGTCCCGCTGGGCGTCATCGGCATCATCTACGAAGGCCGTCCCAACGTCACCGTCGACGCCGCCGCGCTCTGCCTCAAGAGCGGCAACGCCGTGCTGCTGCGCGGCTCCTCCAGCGCCTACTCCTCCAACACCGCGCTGGTCGCGGTCATGCAGGGCGCGCTGGAGGGCACCGAGGCGCCGGTCGGCGCGATCCAGCTCGTGCCGGGCCGCACCCGCGACTCGGTCAAGGAGCTCATGCGCGCCCGCGGCCTGGTCGACGTGCTGATCCCGCGCGGCGGCGCGTCGCTGATCAACTCCGTGGTCGAGGAGTCCACCGTGCCGGTCATCGAGACCGGCGTCGGCAACTGCCACGTCTACGTCGACGCCGAGGCCGACGTCGACCTCGCGGTGAAGATCCTGGTCAACGCCAAGGCGCAGCGGCCCTCGGTGTGCAACGCGGCCGAGACGTTCCTCGTCCACCGGGACATCGCCGACGCGTTCGTGCCGAAGGCGCTGGAGGCGCTGGCCGAGGCGGGCGTCACCGTGCACGGCGACGAGCGGATCGCCGCCTACGGCGCGGGCGTCGTGCCCGCCACCGACGACGACTTCGCCGCCGAATACCTCTCGCTCGACATCGCCGCGGCCGTCGTCGGCTCGCTGGAGGAGGCGGTGGCGCACATCAGGCGCCACGGCTCGGGCCACACCGACGCCATCGTGACCCGCTCGCAGGGGGCGGCCCGGCGGTTCGTGGCGCTGGTCGACTCGGCGGCGGTGGCGGTCAACGCCTCCACCCGGTTCACCGACGGAGGTGAGTTCGGGTTCGGGGCGGAGATCGGCATCTCCACGCAGAAGCTGCACGCGCGCGGCCCGATGGGGCTGCCGGAGCTCACCTCCACGAAGTGGGTTTACACCGGCGAAGGGCATTTGCGCACCTCAGAAGGCACTGTGGTGGCCGGCTGA
- the proB gene encoding glutamate 5-kinase — translation MTWSLDRLQSVREQISAASKVVVKVGSSSLTTPQGTIDVDRVDALVDVLAARRRTGTQLVLVSSGAIAAGLGPLGLSARPRDLATQQAAASVGQGVLVARYTSSFARYGLRVGQVLLTADDMMRRANHVNAQRTLDRLLELGIVPIVNENDTVATDEIRFGDNDRLAALVSHLIRADALVLLSDVDALYDGPPSRGGARRLAEIRGPEDLAGVELGRSGAAVGTGGMVTKVQAARIATGAGVPVVLTAAAHAAQALSGADVGTYFHPGGRHPGTRLLWLAHATTGRGRLSLDPGAVEAIVRRRKSLLPAGVTSVEGEFAAGDPVDLCGPEGDVVARGLVNFDAAEIPGLLGRSTRELASALGPEYERELIHRDDIVILETHA, via the coding sequence ATGACCTGGAGCTTGGATAGGCTGCAAAGTGTGCGGGAACAGATCAGCGCGGCGTCGAAGGTCGTGGTCAAGGTCGGCTCCTCCTCGCTCACCACCCCCCAGGGCACGATCGACGTCGATCGCGTCGACGCCCTGGTGGACGTGCTGGCGGCGCGGCGCCGGACCGGGACGCAGCTCGTCCTGGTCTCCTCCGGGGCGATCGCGGCGGGCCTCGGCCCGCTCGGGCTGAGCGCGCGACCACGTGACCTCGCGACCCAGCAGGCCGCCGCCTCCGTCGGCCAGGGCGTGCTGGTGGCCCGCTACACCTCCTCCTTCGCCCGCTACGGGCTGCGCGTCGGCCAGGTGCTGCTCACCGCCGACGACATGATGCGCCGGGCCAACCACGTCAACGCCCAGCGCACCCTCGACCGGCTGCTGGAGCTGGGCATCGTCCCGATCGTCAACGAGAACGACACGGTGGCCACCGACGAGATCCGCTTCGGCGACAACGACCGGCTGGCCGCCCTGGTGTCGCACCTGATCCGCGCCGACGCGCTGGTCCTGCTGTCGGACGTGGACGCGCTCTACGACGGCCCGCCGAGCCGTGGCGGCGCCCGCCGCCTGGCCGAGATCCGCGGCCCCGAGGACCTGGCGGGCGTCGAGCTGGGCAGGAGCGGCGCGGCCGTCGGCACCGGCGGCATGGTGACCAAGGTGCAGGCCGCGAGGATCGCGACCGGGGCCGGCGTCCCGGTGGTGCTCACGGCGGCCGCTCACGCGGCCCAGGCGCTGAGCGGAGCCGACGTCGGCACCTACTTCCACCCCGGCGGCCGTCATCCCGGCACGCGCCTGCTGTGGCTCGCGCACGCCACCACCGGCCGCGGCCGGCTCAGCCTCGACCCGGGGGCGGTGGAGGCGATCGTCAGGCGGCGCAAGTCGCTGCTGCCGGCCGGGGTCACCTCCGTGGAGGGCGAGTTCGCGGCGGGCGACCCGGTCGACCTGTGCGGGCCTGAGGGCGACGTGGTGGCGCGCGGGCTGGTCAACTTCGACGCGGCAGAGATCCCCGGCCTGCTCGGCCGTTCCACGCGCGAGCTGGCCAGCGCGCTCGGTCCGGAATACGAACGCGAGCTGATCCACCGCGACGACATCGTCATACTGGAGACCCACGCCTAG
- the obgE gene encoding GTPase ObgE, which translates to MPDFVDQVVLHVKAGDGGNGCASIHREKFKPLGGPDGGNGGRGGDVILEVDPNTATLLDYHRRPHRKAENGKQGQGSNRDGANGEDVILPVPNGTVVKDARTGEVLVDLIGAGTRYVIAQGGHGGLGNAALATSRRKAPGFALLGEPGDGLDVMLELKSVADVALVGFPSAGKSSLIAALSAAKPKIADYPFTTLVPNLGVVTAGDTVFTVADVPGLIPGASQGKGLGHEFLRHVERCDMLAHVIDCATMEPGRDPVSDYEVIEAELAAYGKLEGRPRIVVLNKADVPDARELAELVTPEFEERGLRVFTVSAATHDGLRELTYAMGEWVAAARANKPVEEPTRLVIRPKQLGDAGFKVRRVNENLFQVTGEKPERWIRQTDFTNDEAVGYLADRLERLGVEEELAKAGATAGAEVVIGPMEGGYVFDWQPTLGAESARQGPRGTDNRLG; encoded by the coding sequence ATGCCGGACTTCGTGGACCAGGTGGTCCTGCACGTCAAGGCCGGTGACGGGGGGAACGGGTGCGCCTCCATCCACCGGGAGAAGTTCAAGCCCCTCGGCGGCCCGGACGGGGGCAACGGCGGGCGCGGCGGCGACGTCATCCTTGAGGTCGACCCCAACACCGCGACCCTGCTCGACTACCACCGCCGCCCCCACCGCAAGGCCGAGAACGGCAAGCAGGGGCAGGGCTCCAACCGCGACGGCGCCAACGGCGAGGACGTGATCCTTCCGGTGCCCAACGGCACGGTGGTCAAGGACGCCCGCACCGGCGAGGTGCTGGTGGACCTGATCGGCGCCGGCACCCGGTACGTCATCGCGCAGGGCGGCCACGGGGGTCTCGGCAACGCCGCCCTCGCCACGTCCAGGCGCAAGGCGCCGGGGTTCGCGCTGCTCGGCGAGCCGGGCGACGGGCTCGACGTGATGCTGGAGCTGAAGAGCGTCGCGGACGTGGCGCTGGTCGGCTTCCCCAGCGCGGGCAAGTCGTCGCTGATCGCGGCGCTGAGCGCGGCCAAGCCGAAGATCGCAGACTATCCGTTCACGACGCTCGTCCCGAACCTGGGCGTGGTGACCGCGGGCGACACCGTGTTCACCGTGGCCGACGTGCCGGGGCTGATCCCGGGAGCCTCCCAGGGGAAGGGGCTCGGGCACGAGTTCCTGCGGCACGTCGAGCGGTGCGACATGCTCGCGCACGTCATCGACTGCGCCACGATGGAGCCGGGACGCGACCCGGTCAGCGACTACGAGGTGATCGAGGCCGAGCTGGCCGCGTACGGGAAGCTGGAGGGCCGGCCGCGCATCGTCGTGCTCAACAAGGCGGACGTGCCGGACGCGCGGGAGCTGGCCGAGCTGGTGACGCCGGAGTTCGAGGAGCGCGGGCTGCGGGTGTTCACGGTGTCGGCGGCCACGCATGACGGGTTGCGCGAGCTGACGTACGCGATGGGGGAGTGGGTCGCGGCGGCGCGGGCGAACAAGCCGGTGGAGGAGCCGACCCGGCTGGTCATCCGTCCCAAGCAGCTCGGGGACGCCGGGTTCAAGGTCCGGCGGGTCAACGAGAACCTGTTCCAGGTCACCGGCGAGAAGCCGGAGCGGTGGATCCGGCAGACCGACTTCACCAACGACGAGGCCGTGGGCTACCTCGCCGACCGGCTGGAGCGGCTGGGGGTCGAGGAGGAGCTGGCCAAGGCCGGCGCCACGGCGGGGGCCGAGGTGGTCATCGGGCCTATGGAGGGCGGCTACGTCTTCGACTGGCAGCCCACGCTGGGCGCGGAGTCCGCGCGGCAGGGGCCGCGCGGCACCGACAACCGCCTGGGCTGA
- the rpmA gene encoding 50S ribosomal protein L27 — MAHKKGASSTRNGRDSNAQRLGVKRFGGQLVNAGEIIVRQRGTHFHPGDNVGRGGDDTLFALTAGHVQFGVKRGRRAVSIVPVAE, encoded by the coding sequence ATGGCACACAAGAAGGGCGCGTCGTCCACCCGGAACGGCCGTGACTCCAACGCTCAGCGCCTGGGCGTCAAGCGCTTCGGCGGCCAGCTGGTCAACGCGGGCGAGATCATCGTCCGGCAGCGTGGCACCCACTTCCACCCCGGCGACAACGTCGGCCGTGGTGGCGACGACACGCTGTTCGCGCTGACCGCGGGTCACGTGCAGTTCGGCGTCAAGCGCGGCCGTCGGGCCGTGAGCATCGTCCCCGTCGCGGAGTAG
- the rplU gene encoding 50S ribosomal protein L21, which yields MYAIVRCGGRQQKVSVGDVLEVDKVAGEVGSSVSLPTVLVVDDGDVTTEVGKFMVSAEILGETKGPKIRILKYKNKTGYKKRQGHRQRYTQVKITGIDQA from the coding sequence GTGTACGCGATCGTTCGTTGCGGCGGCAGGCAGCAGAAGGTCTCCGTCGGTGACGTCCTCGAGGTGGACAAGGTCGCCGGCGAGGTCGGCTCTTCGGTTTCGCTGCCGACGGTGCTCGTCGTCGACGATGGCGACGTGACCACCGAAGTGGGCAAGTTCATGGTCAGCGCCGAGATCCTCGGCGAGACCAAGGGCCCGAAGATCCGGATTCTCAAGTACAAGAACAAGACCGGTTACAAGAAGCGCCAGGGTCACCGCCAGCGGTACACCCAGGTGAAGATCACCGGTATCGACCAGGCCTGA